One window of Oryza brachyantha chromosome 12, ObraRS2, whole genome shotgun sequence genomic DNA carries:
- the LOC102705489 gene encoding protein LURP-one-related 8-like: MRRIQVHPSRGGGGCRPDEALVYTVWKRSSMGFQGTDGFSVYDSAGSLAFRVDNYSRRRKAFAGDLLLMDGHGTPLLSLRPQILSLHNRWNCYRAQEEQDSDKTSSPSVSQQQVFSMRKSSALQSSDEAEVYMSPSSDHHHGQPDASSSPSPSPSFRVDGCFSMRSCKIHRSNGEEAARISRKNAGVASARPAVSLGNDVFSLVVRPGVDVAIVMAIVVVMDRICRRPYAPMACSSSAATSVVHSGCPAKKALHSGEIVKLKEDYCLIRSSSSLL; the protein is encoded by the exons ATGAGGAGGATACAGGTACACCCCtcacgaggcggcggcggctgccgtCCGGATGAGGCGCTGGTGTACACGGTGTGGAAGAGGTCTAGCATGGGGTTCCAGGGCACCGATGGCTTCTCCGTCTACGACTCCGCCGGCAGCCTCGCCTTCCGTGTTGACAACTACTCGCGCCGCCGCAAGGCTTTCGCCGGCGACCTGCTGCTCATGGATGGCCACGGCACGCCCCTTCTGTCCCTCAGGCCGCAG ATCCTCAGCCTGCACAATCGATGGAACTGTTACAGAGCACAAGAGGAACAAGACTCGGACAAGACGAGTTCACCTTCAGTGTCACAGCAGCAAGTGTTCTCCATGAGGAAGAGCTCAGCTCTTCAGAGCAGTGACGAAGCAGAAGTCTACATGTCACCAAGCAGTGATCATCATCATGGCCAACCTGATGCTTCTTCCAGCCCCAGCCCCAGCCCCAGCTTCCGAGTCGACGGCTGCTTCTCCATGAGGAGCTGCAAGATCCACCGGAGcaacggcgaggaggcggcgcggatcTCGAGGAAGAACGCCGGCGTGGCGTCGGCCAGGCCGGCCGTCAGTCTCGGCAACGACGTGTTCAGCCTGGTCGTCAGGCCAGGCGTCGACGTTGCGATCGTGAtggccatcgtcgtcgtcatggATCGCATCTGCCGGAGGCCCTACGCACCAATGGCGTGCTCCTCATCTGCTGCTACTTCAGTTGTTCATAGTGGGTGCCCGGCGAAAAAGGCTCTTCACAGTGGAGAAATCGTCAAGTTGAAGGAAGACTACTGTCTCATACGCAGCAGTAGTAGTTTGCTGTAA
- the LOC102705774 gene encoding bifunctional bis(5'-adenosyl)-triphosphatase/adenylylsulfatase FHIT-like, translating into MDPPAGSKYRFGPHEIDDRQVFRTTPLSFAIVNLRPTRPGHVLVCPKRNVKRFANLTVDETCDLWITAKDIGVRLEQYHRASSLIFIIQDGPHSGQTVPHVHIHIVPRRKVDFENNNDNTGMINAKNETFDLDIERKDRTMEVMAQEANEYRALFP; encoded by the exons atggATCCACCGGCGGGCAGCAAGTACAGGTTTGGTCCGCATGAGATCGACGACAGGCAGGTGTTCCGCACCACGCCCCTCTCCTTCGCCATCGTCAACCTCCGACCCACCCGCCCAGG acatgttcttGTATGCCCAAAGCGTAATGTCAAAAGATTTGCCAATCTTACTGTTGATGAGACTTGTGATTTGTGGATCACCGCTAAGGACATTGGTGTACGTCTTGAGCAATACCACAGAGCTTCTTCTCTCATATTCATAATTCAG GATGGACCTCACTCTGGCCAAACAGTTCCACATGTTCACATTCACATCGTTCCCAGAaggaaagttgattttgagaataATAATGACAATACTGGCATG ATAAATGCAAAAAACGAGACATTTGACCTGGATATTGAAAGAAAAGATAGAACAATGGAAGTAATGGCCCAAGAAGCCAATGAATATCGTGCTCTTTTCCCCtag
- the LOC102709512 gene encoding protein LURP-one-related 5-like: MSRIHPSYSSCRPRHQHAAASTAPPPPPRPAVYTVWKRSTMGFHGTDGFSVYDHAGALAFRLDNYSRRRKLFAGELLLMDGHGSPLLALCPQIISMHDQWNCYRASEEGHGKRTRTQQLFSMRKCSIMQTSHEAEVYMSGPTNAPGRTGHVPSFCVEGSFRRRSCKIRNSNGEQVARITRKKAGGAALSLTLAEDVFSLEVQPNVDCAMIMAFVIVLDRICWKPYTPLMCSS, from the exons ATGAGTCGGATACACCCTTCCTACTCGTCCTGCAGGCCTCGTCACCAgcatgccgccgcctccacggcaccgccgccgccgccgcgaccggCCGTCTACACGGTGTGGAAGAGGTCCACCATGGGCTTCCATGGCACCGACGGCTTCTCCGTCTACGACCACGCCGGCGCCCTCGCCTTCCGCCTCGACAACTACTCGCGCCGCCGCAAGCtcttcgccggcgagctgctgcTCATGGACGGCCATGGCTCGCCTCTCCTCGCCCTCTGCCCACAG ATTATCAGCATGCATGACCAGTGGAATTGTTACAGAGCTTCAGAAGAAGGCCACGGCAAGAGGACAAGGACACAACAACTCTTCTCTATGAGAAAATGCTCAATTATGCAAACCAGTCATGAAGCGGAAGTGTACATGTCAGGACCTACCAATGCGCCAGGTCGTACTGGCCATGTTCCCAGTTTCTGTGTCGAGGGCAGCTTCAGGAGAAGAAGCTGCAAGATACGGAACAGCAATGGCGAGCAGGTCGCAAGGATAACAAGGAAGAAGGCTGGAGGAGCAGCATTGTCCCTGACACTGGCTGAAGATGTGTTCAGTCTTGAGGTCCAACCGAATGTAGATTGTGCGATGATCATGGCTTTCGTCATTGTTCTTGACCGGATCTGCTGGAAGCCGTACACACCTTTGATGTGTTCTTCATAG
- the LOC102709791 gene encoding uncharacterized protein LOC102709791 — MAKNPHVSISLTGLAMAVFLFSSSLQAAQGGAEKKTEVSEYYYDVPVRRLVYRPAAAAMSTEAAYEPFELCMGCRCCASSNASSCVDAQCCYAIDCNIPGKPFGVCAFSPHTCDCAATNCTNHQP, encoded by the exons ATGGCGAAAAATCCTCATGTCTCCATCTCTCTCACCGGCCTCGCCATGGCTGTCTTCCTCTTCAGCTCCTCCCTCCAGGCTGCCCAAG GAGGAGCAGAGAAGAAGACGGAGGTGTCGGAGTACTACTACGACGTGCCGGTGCGGAGGCTGGTGTACcggccggcggctgcggcgatGAGCACGGAGGCAGCGTACGAGCCGTTCGAGCTGTGCATGGGGTGCCGGTGCTGCGCGTCGTCGAACGCGAGCAGCTGCGTGGACGCTCAGTGCTGCTACGCCATCGACTGCAACATCCCCGGCAAGCCCTTCGGCGTCTGCGCCTTCTCCCCCCACACCTGCGACTGCGCCGCCACCAACTGCACCAACCACCAGCCATGA
- the LOC102710075 gene encoding probable serine/threonine-protein kinase PBL8, producing the protein MGNCGTREENAVVAAHAQVQQLHLLQHPVKNAVVERKHTRISSDMSDPSTPRKIEDAKNISIYNDVIDFTLFELETITKSFRADYVLGEGGFGTVYKGYIDENVRVGLKSLPVAVKVLNKDGHQGHREWLTEVRFLGQLRHPNLVKLIGYCCEDDHRLLVYEFMFRGSLENHLFRRTATPLPWATRMSIALGAAKGLACLHNAERPIIYRDFKTSNILLDSDYTAKLSDFGLAKAGPEGDETHVSTRVMGTYGYAAPEYVMTGHLTARSDVYSFGVVLLELLTGRKSIDKSRPSREHSLVDWALPKLNDKRRLLQIIDPKLEGQYSVRAAHKACSLAYYCLSQNPKARPLMSDVVETLEPLQGSGGSDGTVQSVLGSGLPSYRVNRRLTTNSVHCRAIPNPKCSPAVPACRVR; encoded by the exons ATGGGCAACTGCGGGACGCGAGAGGAGAATGCCGTCGTCGCGGCGCACGCGCAAG TTCAGCAGCTCCATTTGTTACAACATCCTGTCAAGAATGCTGTTGTAGAGAGAAAGCACACCCGCATCTCATCAGATATGAGTGATCCTTCTACACCTAGGAAAATTGAAGATGCCAAGAACATCTCCATATACAACGATGTGATTGACTTCACATTGTTTGAGCTCGAGACCATCACAAAGAGCTTCCGTGCTGACTATGTTCTTGGTGAAGGAGGATTTGGGACTGTCTATAAGGGCTACATAGATGAGAATGTCAGGGTTGGTCTGAAGTCACTACCTGTTGCAGTGAAGGTGCTCAACAAAGATGGACATCAAGGACACAGAGAATGGCTT ACTGAGGTTAGGTTCCTTGGGCAGCTAAGACATCCAAATTTAGTCAAGTTGATTGGATATTGCTGCGAAGATGACCACAGGCTGCTTGTCTATGAGTTCATGTTTCGAGGAAGTCTAGAAAACCACTTATTCCGAA GGACAGCTACTCCACTACCCTGGGCTACTAGGATGTCAATTGCATTAGGAGCTGCCAAAGGGTTAGCTTGCCTCCATAATGCTGAAAGGCCAATTATCTACAGGGATTTCAAGACATCAAATATCCTGCTGGACTCT GATTATACTGCTAAACTCTCTGACTTTGGTCTTGCAAAAGCTGGCCCTGAAGGCGACGAAACCCATGTATCAACACGGGTGATGGGAACATATGGTTATGCTGCCCCTGAATATGTGATGACAG GTCACTTGACTGCTAGAAGTGATGTCTACAGCTTTGGTGTTGTCCTCCTTGAACTCTTGACTGGGCGCAAGTCCATCGACAAGTCACGGCCCAGCAGGGAGCACAGCTTGGTTGACTGGGCACTCCCCAAGCTCAATGACAAGAGGAGGCTTCTCCAAATCATTGACCCAAAGCTGGAGGGACAGTATTCAGTTAGAGCTGCCCACAAAGCCTGCAGCCTAGCGTACTACTGCTTGAGCCAAAACCCAAAGGCAAGGCCTCTGATGAGCGACGTTGTTGAGACTCTTGAGCCATTGCAGGGCAGCGGTGGAAGTGATGGAACTGTTCAATCTGTTCTTGGCAGTGGACTTCCGAGCTACAGAGTTAACCGCAGACTAACAACGAACAGCGTCCACTGTAGAGCAATTCCAAACCCCAAGTGCTCCCCTGCTGTCCCAGCTTGCAGGGTAAGATGA